One Aegilops tauschii subsp. strangulata cultivar AL8/78 chromosome 7, Aet v6.0, whole genome shotgun sequence genomic window carries:
- the LOC141026673 gene encoding disease resistance protein Pik-2-like — protein MEGVAQALVGNLGQLVGSEFQKLRGVGSEVAQLRDELATMNAILRMQSEADDSAMDHFVREWMKQVRELAYDAEDCVDLYVFRIRCLLSDAFLARLRRVLTTLSLRRRLGSDVEALRARAVIISERHARYGVSREALRRSLHLAPVSTGSAASARALRAANHPDQFVGMTDQASTLAERVKGAVDSNDIVGDGADRKLSVFSIVGFAGLGKTTLAMEVCRRLDTQFQRQAQVSVSQAFDGRNDVGGLLKRVLQQIVKPKAGNDKGIKEEDSAGDIDHMDSDTLAKTLKELLKDKRYTHTHAC, from the coding sequence ATGGAGGGCGTGGCGCAGGCCCTTGTGGGCAACCTTGGGCAGCTGGTGGGGTCGGAGTTCCAGAAGCTCCGCGGCGTGGGCAGCGAGGTGGCCCAGCTGAGGGACGAGCTGGCCACCATGAATGCCATCCTCCGAATGCAGTCCGAGGCGGACGACAGCGCCATGGACCATTTCGTCCGGGAGTGGATGAAGCAGGTCCGCGAGCTCGCCTACGACGCCGAGGACTGCGTCGACCTCTACGTCTTCCGCATCCGCTGCCTCCTCAGCGACGCCTTCCTCGCCCGCCTAAGGCGCGTGCTCACCACGctctccctccgccgccgcctcggcagCGACGTCGAGGCCCTCCGCGCCCGCGCCGTCATCATCAGCGAGCGCCACGCGCGGTACGGCGTCAGCCGCGAGGCGCTGCGCCGCTCGCTGCACCTGGCCCCCGTCTCCACGGGATCGGCTGCCTCCGCGCGTGCGCTGCGCGCCGCCAACCACCCCGACCAGTTCGTCGGCATGACGGACCAGGCTAGCACCCTGGCCGAGAGGGTGAAGGGCGCCGTGGACAGCAACGACATCGTCGGCGACGGCGCTGACCGGAAGCTCAGCGTGTTCTCCATCGTCGGGTTCGCGGGGCTCGGGAAGACCACGCTGGCCATGGAGGTGTGCCGGCGGCTGGACACACAGTTCCAACGCCAGGCGCAGGTGTCCGTGTCGCAGGCGTTCGACGGCCGAAACGACGTCGGGGGCCTTCTCAAGCGCGTGCTGCAGCAGATCGTCAAGCCCAAGGCGGGAAATGATAAAGGCATCAAGGAAGAAGACTCTGCGGGTGACATCGACCACATGGATTCGGACACGCTCGCCAAAACGCTCAAGGAGCTTCTCAAGGACAAGAGGtacacacatacacatgcatgttAA